In bacterium, one DNA window encodes the following:
- a CDS encoding SCO family protein, translating to TAVPPADAAETIPQQLEGVTISEHLGAHVNLDLAFTDHAGARRPLRDFVPDDKPTLLTLNYYECPMLCTLQLNALVTGMKGMPLVPGRDFSLVTISINPEDTATLAREKRETYLGSLGKSGADWNFLIGETENIDQVANAVGFEYRKVEETGQYAHPAAIFFLDGQGQVTRYLYGLEYPGRDLKFALMETSDGHLGSPIEKLILSCFHYDATAGAYGPWALGIMRLSGGLTAVAVAVILTALWRRERHGRPVENLT from the coding sequence GACCGCCGTACCGCCGGCCGACGCCGCGGAGACGATTCCGCAACAGCTCGAGGGCGTGACGATCAGCGAGCACCTGGGCGCGCATGTGAATCTCGATCTCGCGTTCACCGATCACGCGGGCGCGCGCCGTCCGCTTCGAGATTTCGTGCCGGACGACAAGCCGACCTTGCTCACGCTGAACTATTACGAATGCCCCATGCTCTGCACGTTGCAACTCAACGCGCTGGTGACCGGCATGAAGGGCATGCCGCTCGTTCCCGGGCGCGATTTCAGCCTCGTGACGATCAGCATCAACCCGGAGGACACCGCGACCCTCGCCCGCGAAAAGCGCGAGACGTACCTGGGATCGCTTGGCAAGTCCGGCGCGGATTGGAACTTCCTGATCGGCGAAACCGAAAACATCGACCAGGTTGCGAACGCGGTGGGATTTGAATACCGGAAGGTCGAGGAGACGGGGCAATACGCGCACCCCGCCGCGATCTTCTTTCTCGACGGCCAGGGCCAGGTGACGCGCTATCTCTACGGTCTCGAATATCCGGGACGCGACCTGAAATTCGCCCTGATGGAGACCTCCGACGGGCATCTGGGATCGCCGATCGAAAAGCTCATTCTGAGCTGCTTTCATTACGATGCGACGGCCGGGGCTTATGGCCCCTGGGCGCTTGGCATCATGCGCCTTTCGGGCGGCCTGACCGCCGTCGCCGTGGCCGTGATCCTGACCGCGCTGTGGCGGCGCGAGCGCCACGGCCGTCCCGTGGAGAACCTCACGTGA